In one window of Arachis ipaensis cultivar K30076 chromosome B06, Araip1.1, whole genome shotgun sequence DNA:
- the LOC107647417 gene encoding putative fasciclin-like arabinogalactan protein 20, giving the protein MEKINLFTLRTLLFLVTVVILLFPSAASSTEALLTLAVQTLTDAGFLSMALTLRLASPSIPLPSANTATVFVPPNAAFIRSGPLPLSLLKYHILPDRLPLQNLSTLQPNTPLPTLLPNSYLSITSSSSNKLSLNDVVVSKIPIFDDGSLLLLAIDDFFNSSSLQELESEPARTNAETFAAVTEVLKSNGCSVMATFLDAQLSTEFGDERKFTIFAPLDEAFAVNGVRNIGDYSTIFRKHVVPKLITWRDLIRLPNESLLPTFSDGFEINVTVSPRMRFLNGVLVAVPDMFRSDLVVVHGIHGLLDSNRVEQCHSATC; this is encoded by the coding sequence ATGGAAAAGATTAATCTTTTCACCCTACGCACTCTTCTCTTCCTCGTCACCGTCGTCATCCTCCTGTTCCCCTCTGCCGCATCCTCCACCGAGGCCCTCCTTACCCTGGCGGTGCAAACCCTAACCGACGCCGGCTTCCTTTCCATGGCCCTCACCCTCCGCCTCGCGTCCCCTTCCATCCCCCTCCCTTCCGCCAACACCGCCACCGTCTTCGTACCCCCAAACGCCGCCTTCATCCGCTCCGGCCCGCTCCCACTCTCACTCCTCAAATACCACATCCTACCCGACAGGCTCCCACTCCAAAACCTCTCAACTCTCCAACCAAACACGCCCTTACCCACTCTCCTCCCAAATTCCTATCTCAGCATTACCTCTTCCTCCTCCAACAAACTTTCCCTAAACGACGTCGTCGTTTCCAAGATACCAATCTTCGACGACGGTTCATTACTCTTGCTCGCAATCGACGACTTCTTCAACTCATCTTCGCTCCAAGAATTAGAATCCGAACCCGCCCGTACTAACGCAGAAACGTTTGCCGCCGTCACCGAAGTCTTGAAGTCTAACGGCTGCTCCGTAATGGCCACGTTTCTTGATGCTCAGCTTTCGACGGAGTTTGGTGATGAGAGGAAGTTCACGATCTTCGCGCCGTTAGATGAGGCGTTCGCCGTTAACGGCGTGAGGAATATCGGCGATTACTCTACGATCTTCCGCAAGCACGTCGTGCCGAAGCTGATTACATGGCGCGATCTGATTCGTCTCCCTAACGAGTCTCTGCTGCCGACGTTCTCCGACGGGTTTGAGATCAATGTGACGGTTTCTCCGAGGATGCGGTTCCTCAACGGTGTTCTGGTGGCGGTTCCGGACATGTTTCGCAGCGATCTCGTCGTCGTTCATGGAATTCATGGCTTACTTGATAGCAATAGAGTGGAACAGTGCCACAGTGCTACGTGCTGA